In Nitrospirota bacterium, the DNA window TTAGACGGAGGATTAGATATGCTGTATATGGAATAATTTGGGTAAAATTATTATGTCCCCATTGGAGTCATCACACTAATTTCTTTGAGCGTGGCAAGCTTGGATGCATCCAGTATCTCAATCTCAAGCGGCACTCCTTCACCATCAAGATGAAGGATGATTCCCTCCTTTATATCTATTGAATCAACAGGGGTTCCATCTCTAAGTTCTATTAAGAGGATGTCAGCCTCCTTTGAATATTTTATCTTCATAATTACCACCCACTTTATAATGCTATCAATCGTGTGTTTTTATATCGTAATCCCTTTTTAAAAAGGTAGCGGGTTCAGACCTTTTATTTTATATATGCCAAAATAAAGTCAACTACATCTCAAGACTTTTATAGCACTATATCATGCCCGGTTTCTCACAGTAAAGAACATTAAAGAATAACTCAGACCCCTCAAAACCCTATCGCCTTTCCTATTTTCTTGTATCTGACCTCGTTTGATAAAGCCTCTATCAGCATCTCATGTGTGATGGAAGAAGGGTCGGCAAAAGACATCTGGTCTTTTACAACTGCAAAGTCTCCGGGGGTAAGGTTTTTAATACCCTTTATAGCAATTACTTCTTCTGTTGAAAGGTCTTTGCTGTCAGACACCAGCTTTCTCAAAAGGGTATTGTAGAAAATGAGATTGCCTTCAGGTGTGAGGGGTTTAAATTCTATTTTGAACTTGAACCG includes these proteins:
- a CDS encoding DUF2283 domain-containing protein, producing MKIKYSKEADILLIELRDGTPVDSIDIKEGIILHLDGEGVPLEIEILDASKLATLKEISVMTPMGT